From the Acidovorax sp. NCPPB 3576 genome, the window TCGCCCACGAATTCGTAGCTGGGGCTGCCGTTGTAGCGCTGCAGCTGGGGCGAGCCGTAGGTCCAGCTGGTGCTGGAGAACGCCGAGAACGGCACCATGAGGCCCTGGCTGTTGCGCACCGTCCAGGGCGCGATGTCCTGGGGCAGCATGCGGTAGGGCGCATCGCCCTGCATGTACACGCGCTTGACCCGGCCCTTGTTCAGGAAGTCGTTCACGTAGGTGCCGCCGATGGCGCTGCCCAGCGTGTTGTTGACGTCGGTGGTGGCCAGGCCCAGGGCGCCGGCCTTGGCGTCGTCGATGGCCACGCCCAGCTGCGGCGTGTCGTCCAGGTTGTTGCTGCGGGTGTTGGACAGTTCGGGCCGCTGGCCGGCCAGCTGCAGCACCTTGTCGCGCGCGGCCACGAGCGCGTCGTGGCCCAGGCCGTTCAGGTCCTTGAGCTGGAAGTTGAAGCCGGCATTGGCGCCCAGGCCGCGCACGGCCGGCGGCAGCACGACGAAGATGCGCGCGTCGCGAATCTTGGACAGGTCGCGCGTGGCCTTGCGGGCGATGGCGTCGGCGCTTTGCGAGGCCAGGGGGCGCTCGCTCCAGTCTTTGAGGCGCACGAAGCCGCGCGCCGAGCTTTGGTCGCCGTTGGAGCCGGTGATGGAGTTGAAGCTCACCACGTCGGGCTGCGCGGCGAAGTACTTCTGCACCTCGTCCATCACCACCTGCAGGCGGGTGTTGGAGGCGCCTGGCGGCAGGGTGATCTGCACCTGCACGGCGCCCTGGTCTTCGTTGGGCAGGAACGAGGTGGGCAGGCGCAGGAACAGCACGGCCATGCCGCCCACGATGAGCGCATACACCAGCATCATCCGCCCGCCCCGGCGCACCACGCGGCCCACGCCGCGCTGGTAGCCGTCGGCCGTGCGGTCGAAGCGGCTGTTGAAGCCGGTGAAGAAGCGGTCCACCCAGCCCAGCACGCCCCGGCGCGGCGCGCCGTGCGGGCTGTGCTGGCCCTGGGGGATGGGCTTGAGCAGCGTGGCGCACAGGGCCGGCGTGAGCGTGAGCGCCACCAGCACCGACAGCACCATGGCCGAGACGATGGTGATGGAGAACTGCCGGTAGATCACCCCGGTGGAGCCGCCGAAGAACGCCATGGGGATGAACACCGCCGACAGCGTGAGCGCAATGCCCACCAGCGCGGGCGTGATCTCGGCCATGGACTTGCGCGTGGCCTCCTTCGGGGGGAGACCCTCCTCGCTCATCACGCGCTCGACGTTCTCCACCACCACGATGGCGTCGTCCACCAGCAGGCCGATGGCCAGGACCATGCCGAACATGGTCAGCGTGTTGATCGAGTAGCCCGCCACCGACAGCACGCCGAAGGTGCCCAGCAGCACCACGGGCACCGCGATCGCCGGGATCAGCGTGGCGCGGAAGTTCTGCAGGAAGATGTACATCACCAGCACCACGAGCAGCATGGCCTCGACCAGCGCCTTGACCACCTCTTCGATGGAGGCGCTCACGAAGGGCGTGGTGTCGTAGCTGGTGAAGGGCTTGAGCTGGTACGGAAAGAACGGCTGCAGCTCGGCGATCTTGGCGTTCACCGCGTTGGCCACCGCCATGGCGTTGGCGCTGTCGGCCAGCACCACGCCCATGCCGGCGCCGGGCTGGCCGTTCAGGCGCGAGGTGATGGTGAGGTTCTCGGCGCCCAGCTCGATGCGGGCCACGTCTTTCAGGCGCACGATGGCGCCGTCCACCGTGGACTTGAGCACAATGCCCTCGAACTCCTCGCGCGACTGCAGCTTGCTGCGCGCGGTGATGGTGGCGTTGAGCTGCTGCTCGCCCACGGCGGGCAGGGCGCCCAGCTGGCCGGCGGAGACCTGGGCGTTCTGCGCGTTGATGGCGTTGCCGATGTCTGACGGCATGA encodes:
- a CDS encoding efflux RND transporter permease subunit, which encodes MAQFFINRPIFAWVIAIVIMLAGAMSIKTLPLEQYPNIAPPRVSISATYTGASAKTVEESVTQVIEQQLKGLDNLIYMGSTSDASGGSRTTLTFNAGTNIDVAQVQVQNKLQQAMSRLPPAVQSRGVTVTKGGNDYLMIVTFTSPDPSVTQVDIGDYISSNLVDVISRIDGVGDVATLGTPYAMRVWMDPAKLEKYALMPSDIGNAINAQNAQVSAGQLGALPAVGEQQLNATITARSKLQSREEFEGIVLKSTVDGAIVRLKDVARIELGAENLTITSRLNGQPGAGMGVVLADSANAMAVANAVNAKIAELQPFFPYQLKPFTSYDTTPFVSASIEEVVKALVEAMLLVVLVMYIFLQNFRATLIPAIAVPVVLLGTFGVLSVAGYSINTLTMFGMVLAIGLLVDDAIVVVENVERVMSEEGLPPKEATRKSMAEITPALVGIALTLSAVFIPMAFFGGSTGVIYRQFSITIVSAMVLSVLVALTLTPALCATLLKPIPQGQHSPHGAPRRGVLGWVDRFFTGFNSRFDRTADGYQRGVGRVVRRGGRMMLVYALIVGGMAVLFLRLPTSFLPNEDQGAVQVQITLPPGASNTRLQVVMDEVQKYFAAQPDVVSFNSITGSNGDQSSARGFVRLKDWSERPLASQSADAIARKATRDLSKIRDARIFVVLPPAVRGLGANAGFNFQLKDLNGLGHDALVAARDKVLQLAGQRPELSNTRSNNLDDTPQLGVAIDDAKAGALGLATTDVNNTLGSAIGGTYVNDFLNKGRVKRVYMQGDAPYRMLPQDIAPWTVRNSQGLMVPFSAFSSTSWTYGSPQLQRYNGSPSYEFVGDAATGVSSGAAMDAVETIMKEMPPGIGYEWTGASYQERLSGSQAPLLYAVSILFVFLCLAALYESWSVPFSVILVVPLGIVGALLGIGIRGLSNDVYFQVGLLTTVGLSSKNAILIVEFATQLQAQGKSVIDATLEAVRLRLRPILMTSLAFGFGVLPLAIGTGAGAGGRQAIGTAVLGGMISATVLGIFFVPVFFVLIRGFFADRAAKAGGQPTGAPA